The following coding sequences are from one Paracoccus alcaliphilus window:
- the topA gene encoding type I DNA topoisomerase — translation MPVVVVESPAKAKTIEKYLGGDYRVLASFGHVRDLPPKDGSVDPADDFAMKWEVASDSRKHLKAIKDALKDDPNLILATDPDREGEAISWHLLEALAPALKKGSEVNRVTFNAITKAAVTEAMANPRQIDQPLVDAYLARRALDYLVGFNLSPVLWRKLPGAKSAGRVQSVCLRVIVDREMEIEAFKAREYWSVHARLATPDGNEYDAQLVSLAGSRLERFDLPTAEKAAMAVSAVSSRDLHVTSVAAKPASRNPWPPFMTSTLQQEASRKLGMGAKACMSTAQRLYEAGLITYMRTDGIDMAPEAVMAARDAIKARFGGNYVPKSPRMYKNKAKNAQEAHECIRPTDMMLSPDKLKVSAEDQRKLYDLIWKRTIASQMEAARMERTTVEIASPDNQVGLRATGQVMLFDGFLRVYDQGRDDDEGEDSARLPAITQGEAATLVGRAFDAEFAKAGEKDTPLPDAPAGQRAAPGLLMNDAASTAARQHFTQPPPRYTEATLVKRMEELGIGRPSTYASIVTTIQDREYVRKDKNRLIPEDKGRLVTVFLVEYFPRYVSYDFTADLENELDEISAGDLMWRDVLGRFWKDFSKALEGTSELRITEVLEAIDEALAPHLYPPRADGGDPRVCPVCGAGRLNLKTARSGGAFIGCTNYPECRYTRPLSAPDGEQPVGDRVLGQDAGDEISLKTGRFGPYVQRGEATAEVPKPPRASIPKGWDAGSIDLEKALQLLSLPRPVGPHPDDGVLIEAGIGRFGPYVKHGSKYANLPDVEEVFTVGMNRAVEVLAAKQMRGRGATAAPLKELGNHPDGGAIQVMNGRYGPYVKWEKINATLPRDLSPEDITLERALELITEKASKTKPKAGTRKTASKAAGAKKTTKKTTAKKPAAKKTAAKAKSAGTDA, via the coding sequence ATGCCCGTTGTCGTCGTCGAATCCCCGGCCAAGGCCAAAACCATCGAGAAATATCTCGGCGGCGATTACCGTGTTCTTGCCAGTTTCGGCCATGTCCGCGACCTTCCGCCCAAGGATGGCAGCGTCGATCCCGCCGACGATTTCGCGATGAAATGGGAGGTGGCAAGCGACAGCAGAAAGCACCTGAAGGCAATCAAGGACGCGCTGAAGGACGATCCGAACCTGATTCTGGCCACCGACCCCGACCGCGAGGGCGAAGCCATCAGCTGGCACCTGCTGGAGGCGCTGGCCCCGGCGCTGAAAAAGGGCAGCGAGGTCAACCGCGTCACCTTCAACGCCATCACCAAAGCCGCCGTGACCGAGGCGATGGCGAACCCGCGTCAGATCGACCAGCCGCTGGTCGATGCCTATCTGGCCCGGCGCGCGCTGGATTATCTGGTCGGATTCAACCTGTCGCCGGTGCTGTGGCGCAAGCTGCCGGGCGCGAAATCGGCGGGTCGGGTGCAATCGGTTTGCCTGCGCGTGATCGTTGACCGGGAAATGGAGATCGAGGCCTTCAAGGCCCGTGAATACTGGTCTGTCCATGCCCGTCTGGCGACGCCGGACGGCAATGAATACGATGCGCAGTTGGTCTCGCTGGCAGGGTCCAGGCTGGAACGGTTCGACCTGCCCACGGCGGAAAAGGCCGCAATGGCGGTCAGCGCCGTCTCCAGCCGTGATCTGCATGTGACCAGCGTCGCCGCCAAACCTGCCAGCCGCAACCCCTGGCCGCCCTTCATGACCTCGACCCTGCAACAAGAGGCATCGCGCAAGCTGGGCATGGGCGCCAAGGCCTGCATGTCCACAGCGCAGCGGCTGTATGAGGCCGGGCTGATCACCTATATGCGCACTGACGGCATCGACATGGCGCCCGAGGCGGTGATGGCCGCCCGCGACGCGATCAAGGCCCGTTTCGGCGGGAATTACGTGCCGAAAAGCCCGCGCATGTACAAGAACAAGGCCAAGAACGCGCAGGAAGCCCACGAATGTATCCGCCCGACCGACATGATGCTGTCGCCCGACAAGCTGAAGGTCAGCGCCGAGGATCAGCGCAAGCTCTATGATCTGATCTGGAAACGCACCATCGCCAGCCAGATGGAAGCCGCAAGGATGGAGCGCACCACGGTCGAGATCGCCAGCCCCGACAATCAGGTCGGCCTGCGCGCAACCGGTCAGGTGATGCTGTTCGACGGGTTCCTGCGTGTCTATGATCAGGGTCGCGACGATGACGAAGGCGAGGACAGCGCCCGCCTGCCCGCCATCACCCAGGGCGAGGCCGCGACGCTGGTCGGCCGGGCCTTCGACGCCGAATTCGCCAAGGCCGGCGAGAAGGACACCCCTCTGCCCGACGCGCCCGCCGGTCAGCGCGCCGCGCCGGGTCTGCTGATGAACGACGCCGCCTCGACCGCCGCGCGGCAGCATTTCACCCAGCCCCCGCCGCGCTATACCGAGGCCACGCTGGTCAAGCGGATGGAAGAGCTGGGCATCGGCCGCCCCTCGACCTATGCCAGCATCGTCACCACGATTCAGGATCGCGAATATGTCCGCAAGGACAAGAACCGCCTGATCCCCGAGGACAAGGGCCGGCTGGTCACGGTGTTTCTGGTCGAATATTTCCCGCGCTATGTCAGCTATGACTTCACCGCCGACCTGGAAAACGAACTGGACGAGATCAGCGCCGGCGACCTGATGTGGCGCGATGTGCTAGGCCGGTTCTGGAAGGACTTCTCGAAGGCGCTGGAAGGCACGTCGGAGCTGCGCATCACCGAAGTGCTGGAGGCCATCGACGAGGCGCTGGCCCCGCATCTTTATCCGCCGCGCGCCGATGGTGGCGATCCGCGCGTCTGCCCGGTCTGCGGCGCGGGCCGTCTGAACCTGAAGACGGCACGGTCCGGCGGGGCCTTCATCGGCTGCACGAATTATCCCGAATGCCGCTATACCCGCCCGCTGTCGGCCCCCGATGGCGAACAGCCGGTGGGCGACCGGGTTCTGGGTCAGGACGCGGGCGACGAGATCAGCCTGAAAACCGGGCGCTTCGGCCCCTATGTGCAGCGGGGCGAGGCAACGGCGGAGGTTCCGAAACCGCCCCGCGCCTCGATCCCAAAGGGCTGGGACGCGGGCAGCATCGATCTGGAAAAGGCGCTGCAACTGCTGTCCCTGCCCCGCCCGGTCGGGCCGCATCCCGATGACGGCGTGCTGATCGAGGCCGGGATCGGGCGCTTCGGCCCCTATGTGAAACACGGCTCGAAATACGCCAACCTGCCCGATGTCGAAGAGGTCTTTACCGTCGGCATGAACCGCGCGGTCGAGGTTCTGGCCGCCAAGCAGATGCGAGGTCGCGGGGCCACCGCCGCGCCTTTGAAGGAACTGGGCAACCATCCCGATGGCGGCGCGATTCAGGTGATGAATGGCCGCTATGGCCCTTATGTCAAATGGGAAAAGATCAACGCCACCCTGCCGCGCGACCTGTCGCCCGAAGACATCACGCTGGAGCGGGCGCTTGAACTGATCACAGAAAAGGCCTCCAAGACGAAGCCGAAAGCGGGCACCCGAAAAACCGCCAGCAAGGCTGCGGGCGCCAAAAAGACCACCAAGAAGACGACGGCGAAGAAGCCTGCCGCCAAAAAGACGGCGGCCAAGGCCAAGTCTGCCGGAACCGACGCCTAA
- a CDS encoding cytochrome c oxidase assembly protein, whose amino-acid sequence MNRESRTALSLVGVVVVMGALAWAAVPFYDWFCRVTGFAGTTQISETAPDEVLDEMVRVRFDANVDSNLDWTFRPMQARMDLKIGENGLAFYEAVNNSDVPITGTASYNVAPEVAGFYFDKIQCFCFTEQTLQPGERMEMPVSFYVDPAIVKDRDAGWVRDITLSYTFHRTEPKQAALDSARTETIN is encoded by the coding sequence ATGAACCGCGAATCCCGTACCGCCCTGTCGCTGGTGGGCGTTGTCGTGGTCATGGGCGCGCTGGCCTGGGCGGCCGTGCCCTTCTATGACTGGTTCTGCCGCGTCACCGGATTTGCCGGTACCACGCAGATCTCCGAGACGGCCCCCGACGAAGTGCTGGACGAAATGGTCCGGGTCCGGTTCGACGCCAATGTCGATTCCAATCTGGACTGGACCTTCCGGCCGATGCAGGCCCGCATGGACCTGAAGATCGGAGAGAACGGGCTGGCCTTCTATGAGGCGGTGAACAACAGCGACGTGCCGATCACCGGCACCGCCAGCTATAACGTCGCGCCGGAAGTCGCGGGTTTTTACTTCGACAAGATCCAGTGCTTCTGCTTTACCGAGCAGACCCTGCAACCCGGAGAGCGGATGGAGATGCCGGTCAGCTTCTATGTCGATCCGGCCATCGTCAAGGATCGCGATGCAGGCTGGGTGCGTGACATCACGCTGTCCTATACCTTCCACCGGACCGAGCCGAAACAGGCTGCGCTTGACAGCGCCCGGACCGAGACCATCAACTGA
- the ybgC gene encoding tol-pal system-associated acyl-CoA thioesterase, with amino-acid sequence MGHTLDLRVYYEDTDLAGIVYYANYLKFIERGRTEWLRGLGVDQSVLKEETGQVFAVRRVEADYLRPARLDDRLQVRTAVSEIGTARITMSQQVFRGDELLFQAQVTIVCLAAGGRPARIPANIRAVMGGEG; translated from the coding sequence ATGGGCCATACGCTTGATCTGCGGGTCTATTATGAGGACACCGATCTGGCCGGGATCGTCTATTACGCCAATTACCTGAAATTCATCGAGCGGGGCCGCACCGAATGGCTGCGCGGTCTGGGCGTGGATCAGTCGGTTCTGAAAGAAGAGACCGGGCAGGTCTTTGCCGTGCGCCGCGTCGAGGCCGATTATCTGCGTCCCGCGCGGCTGGATGACCGGTTGCAGGTCAGGACCGCCGTGAGCGAGATCGGCACGGCGCGGATCACCATGTCGCAGCAGGTTTTCCGGGGGGACGAGTTGCTGTTTCAGGCGCAGGTCACCATCGTCTGTCTGGCGGCGGGTGGCAGGCCCGCGCGTATTCCGGCGAATATCCGGGCCGTCATGGGCGGCGAGGGCTGA
- a CDS encoding 3-oxoacid CoA-transferase subunit B: MAQDVKGWDRNRMAARAAQELEDGMYVNLGIGIPTLVANYVGDKDITLQSENGMLGMGPFPFEGEEDPDLINAGKQTITELARTSYFDSATSFGMIRGGKIAAAILGAMEVAENGDLANWMIPGKLVKGMGGAMDLVAGVGRVIVVMDHTNKAGDSKVLKSCTLPLTGKGVVDRIITNLGVLDVVEGGLRIVETADGVTEDELRAATEATIVG, translated from the coding sequence ATGGCCCAGGACGTGAAGGGTTGGGATCGCAACCGGATGGCCGCGCGGGCGGCGCAGGAGCTGGAAGACGGGATGTATGTGAATCTCGGGATCGGGATTCCGACGTTGGTCGCCAACTATGTGGGCGACAAGGATATCACGCTGCAATCGGAGAACGGCATGCTGGGCATGGGGCCGTTTCCCTTCGAGGGCGAGGAAGACCCGGACCTGATCAATGCCGGCAAGCAGACGATCACGGAACTGGCGCGGACATCCTATTTCGACAGCGCCACCAGCTTTGGCATGATCCGGGGCGGCAAGATCGCGGCGGCGATCCTTGGCGCGATGGAGGTGGCCGAGAATGGCGATCTGGCCAACTGGATGATCCCCGGCAAGCTGGTCAAGGGCATGGGCGGGGCGATGGATCTGGTCGCCGGCGTCGGCCGGGTGATCGTGGTCATGGATCACACCAACAAGGCGGGTGACTCGAAGGTGCTGAAATCCTGCACCCTGCCGCTGACCGGCAAGGGCGTGGTGGACCGGATCATCACCAATCTGGGCGTGCTGGATGTGGTCGAGGGTGGGTTGCGGATCGTCGAGACCGCCGATGGCGTGACCGAAGACGAGCTGCGCGCCGCCACCGAGGCGACCATCGTCGGCTGA
- the coxB gene encoding cytochrome c oxidase subunit II, which translates to MANAMIRRAGAAASGLATAAFLGGAAWAQDVLPELPTIGKPKAAGMGFQPAATEIARDQQWLDHFVLIIITVVTILVCGLLLIVILRFNSRSNPVPAKFTHNTPLEIAWTLVPVLILVAIGAFSLPALFRSQEMPENPDIVIKVTGHQWYWSYEYPDNGVMFDSIMLPKEELADAGYAEDEYLLATDTAVVVPVGATVLLQVTASDVIHAWTIPAFAIKQDAVPGRIAQAWFNVEQEGVYFGQCSELCGINHAYMPIVVKAVSPEVYEQWVVEQGGSLDGEEAQAAATALPADTQFASVN; encoded by the coding sequence ATGGCAAATGCGATGATTCGCCGTGCAGGCGCGGCAGCTTCGGGGCTCGCGACCGCGGCATTTTTGGGCGGAGCGGCCTGGGCGCAGGATGTGCTGCCCGAACTGCCCACGATCGGCAAACCCAAGGCCGCCGGGATGGGCTTTCAGCCTGCGGCGACCGAAATTGCGCGCGATCAGCAATGGCTGGATCACTTCGTCCTGATCATCATTACCGTTGTGACGATTCTGGTCTGCGGGCTGCTGCTGATCGTGATCCTGCGCTTCAACAGCCGCAGCAACCCCGTTCCGGCGAAATTCACCCACAACACGCCGCTGGAAATTGCCTGGACGCTGGTGCCGGTGCTGATTCTGGTGGCCATCGGCGCGTTCTCGCTGCCGGCGCTGTTCCGCAGTCAGGAAATGCCCGAGAATCCCGATATCGTCATCAAGGTGACCGGGCATCAGTGGTATTGGTCCTATGAATATCCCGACAATGGCGTGATGTTCGATTCGATCATGCTGCCCAAGGAAGAACTGGCCGATGCCGGTTACGCCGAGGATGAGTACCTGCTGGCCACCGATACGGCGGTTGTGGTTCCGGTGGGCGCCACGGTGCTGCTGCAGGTGACCGCCAGCGACGTGATCCACGCCTGGACCATCCCGGCCTTTGCCATCAAGCAGGACGCCGTGCCCGGTCGTATCGCGCAGGCCTGGTTCAACGTGGAACAGGAAGGCGTCTATTTCGGCCAGTGCAGCGAGCTTTGCGGCATCAACCACGCCTATATGCCCATCGTCGTCAAGGCGGTCAGCCCCGAGGTTTACGAACAGTGGGTTGTCGAACAGGGTGGTTCGCTTGATGGCGAGGAAGCGCAGGCGGCGGCCACGGCCCTGCCCGCAGACACCCAGTTTGCCAGCGTCAACTGA
- the cyoE gene encoding heme o synthase — MTDIRSYEGTPEAEFGDYVALLKPRVMSLVVFTAFVGLWIAPQPVHPFLIFCAILFIALGGGASGALNMWYDADIDAVMRRTQSRPIPAGRVTGGEALGLGIALSGLSVMMLGLVANWFAAGFLAFTIFFYAVIYTIWLKRWTPQNIVIGGAAGAFPPMIGWACATGGIGIESLLMFALIFFWTPPHFWALALFMKEDYHKAGVPMLTVTHGRAATRRHIFAYTLVLAPFAIWLGLTSVGGPLYLAVAVVLNAMFIHGGWRIMRRNEEQAQADNYVAERRFFKLSLYYTFLHFLALLVQHGWGTW, encoded by the coding sequence ATGACCGATATCCGATCATATGAAGGCACCCCCGAGGCAGAGTTCGGCGATTACGTCGCCCTGCTGAAGCCCCGGGTGATGTCGCTGGTCGTCTTTACCGCCTTTGTCGGGCTGTGGATCGCACCGCAACCGGTGCATCCGTTCCTGATCTTCTGTGCAATCCTGTTCATCGCCCTGGGAGGCGGTGCCTCGGGCGCGCTGAACATGTGGTATGACGCCGATATCGACGCGGTCATGCGCCGCACCCAAAGTCGCCCGATCCCCGCAGGCCGGGTGACCGGGGGCGAGGCGCTGGGTCTGGGCATCGCGCTGTCTGGCCTGTCGGTGATGATGCTGGGGCTGGTCGCCAACTGGTTCGCAGCGGGCTTTCTGGCCTTCACCATCTTCTTCTATGCCGTAATCTATACGATCTGGCTGAAACGCTGGACGCCGCAGAACATCGTCATCGGCGGCGCGGCCGGGGCCTTTCCGCCGATGATCGGCTGGGCCTGCGCCACCGGCGGCATCGGTATCGAATCGCTGCTGATGTTCGCGCTGATCTTCTTCTGGACACCGCCGCATTTCTGGGCGCTGGCGCTGTTCATGAAGGAAGACTATCACAAGGCCGGTGTGCCGATGCTGACGGTCACCCATGGCCGCGCCGCCACCCGCCGCCATATCTTCGCCTATACGCTGGTGCTGGCGCCCTTTGCGATCTGGCTGGGGCTGACCTCGGTCGGCGGACCGCTGTATCTGGCCGTGGCCGTGGTGCTGAACGCGATGTTCATTCACGGCGGCTGGCGGATCATGCGCCGCAACGAAGAACAGGCGCAGGCCGATAACTATGTTGCGGAACGGCGGTTCTTCAAGCTGTCGCTTTATTACACCTTCCTGCATTTCCTTGCGCTTCTGGTTCAGCACGGGTGGGGGACATGGTGA
- the dprA gene encoding DNA-processing protein DprA, which yields MTGFSTFDLTPTPATTKDDDLVVLRLIRSRRVGPATFYRLLAEHGSAADALRALPQIAAAAGVADYQPCPEAVAAAELEAGRRHGARLIRFDSPHYPQALKDIDGAPPVLWLRGDPSWLTREPVAVIGARNASSLGLRMARGMAAGLGEAGHSIVAGLARGIDTAAHNAALPSGTVAVMAGGVDIIYPSENAVLAAQIVERGALISEQPPGTQPAARHFPARNRIISGLSRAVVVIEAAHRSGSLITARNALDQGREVMAVPGHPMDARAAGCNMLIRDGALLVRGATDVVDALSQGARPPRATPPAMAPAPVTTRLPETARDSGGPVNLEARILSRLGPSPTEENDLIRDLGVSAATASAAILQLELQGRLNRLIGGRLALS from the coding sequence ATGACCGGGTTCAGCACTTTCGATCTTACCCCAACCCCAGCCACGACGAAGGATGATGATCTCGTTGTCCTCCGTCTCATCCGCTCTCGCCGCGTGGGACCGGCGACCTTTTACCGGCTGCTGGCCGAACATGGCAGCGCGGCGGATGCGCTGCGCGCCCTGCCACAGATCGCCGCGGCTGCGGGGGTGGCGGATTATCAGCCCTGCCCCGAAGCCGTCGCCGCGGCAGAGCTTGAGGCCGGGCGCAGACATGGCGCGCGGCTGATCCGTTTCGATTCGCCGCATTATCCGCAGGCGCTGAAGGATATCGACGGCGCCCCGCCGGTCCTGTGGCTGCGCGGCGATCCGTCATGGCTGACACGCGAGCCGGTGGCGGTGATCGGGGCACGCAATGCCTCGTCGCTGGGGTTGCGCATGGCACGCGGCATGGCGGCGGGACTGGGCGAGGCCGGCCACAGCATCGTCGCCGGGCTGGCGCGCGGCATCGACACCGCCGCCCATAACGCCGCCCTGCCCTCTGGCACCGTCGCGGTCATGGCGGGCGGGGTCGATATCATCTATCCTTCCGAAAACGCGGTGCTGGCCGCCCAGATCGTTGAGCGCGGGGCGCTGATCTCGGAACAACCACCCGGCACCCAACCCGCCGCACGTCATTTCCCCGCCCGCAATCGCATCATCTCGGGCCTGTCGCGCGCCGTGGTGGTGATCGAGGCCGCCCACCGCTCGGGCTCGCTGATCACGGCAAGGAACGCGCTGGATCAGGGACGCGAGGTGATGGCGGTGCCGGGTCATCCGATGGATGCGCGCGCGGCGGGCTGCAATATGCTGATCCGCGACGGCGCGCTGCTGGTGCGCGGCGCGACCGATGTGGTCGATGCGCTGAGCCAGGGGGCAAGACCGCCCCGCGCGACGCCACCCGCCATGGCACCCGCGCCCGTCACCACCCGCCTGCCCGAGACGGCTCGCGATTCGGGTGGGCCGGTCAATCTGGAGGCGCGGATCCTGTCCCGTCTCGGCCCCAGCCCGACCGAGGAAAACGACCTGATCCGCGATCTGGGCGTCTCGGCCGCCACCGCCAGCGCCGCCATCCTGCAACTGGAATTGCAGGGCCGGCTGAACCGTCTGATCGGCGGGCGGCTGGCATTGAGTTGA
- a CDS encoding CoA transferase subunit A, whose translation MKKVYANATEALDGLLTDGMFIAAGGFGLCGIPELLIDALVESKVKDLTIASNNCGVDGFGLGKLLDTRQIRKMISSYVGENAEFMRQYLSGELELEFNPQGTLAERMRAGGSGIPGFYTKTGVGTVIAEGKEVKNFDGQDYILERGIVADLSIVKAWKADDTGNLVFRKTARNFNPPAAMCGRVCVVEVEEIVPRGSLDPDLIHLPGIYVHRIIQGTHEKRIEQRTTRKKETA comes from the coding sequence ATGAAGAAGGTCTATGCCAATGCGACCGAGGCGCTGGACGGTCTGTTGACCGACGGGATGTTCATCGCCGCGGGGGGCTTTGGCCTGTGTGGCATTCCCGAACTGCTGATCGACGCGCTGGTCGAAAGCAAGGTCAAGGATCTGACCATCGCCAGCAACAATTGCGGCGTGGACGGTTTCGGGCTGGGCAAGCTGCTGGATACGCGGCAGATCAGGAAGATGATCAGCTCTTACGTCGGAGAGAATGCCGAATTCATGCGGCAATACCTGTCGGGAGAGCTGGAGCTGGAATTCAACCCGCAGGGCACGCTGGCCGAGCGGATGCGGGCCGGTGGTTCGGGCATTCCGGGTTTCTATACCAAGACCGGCGTCGGCACCGTGATTGCCGAGGGCAAGGAGGTCAAGAATTTCGACGGTCAGGATTACATCCTCGAACGCGGGATCGTGGCCGACCTGTCGATCGTGAAGGCGTGGAAGGCCGACGACACCGGCAATCTGGTGTTCCGCAAGACGGCGCGGAACTTCAACCCGCCCGCCGCGATGTGTGGCCGCGTCTGCGTGGTCGAGGTCGAAGAGATCGTGCCGCGCGGCAGTCTCGACCCCGATCTGATCCACCTGCCGGGCATCTATGTCCACCGGATCATCCAGGGCACGCATGAGAAGCGCATCGAGCAGCGCACCACCCGCAAGAAGGAGACCGCGTAA
- a CDS encoding DUF488 domain-containing protein, whose translation MANITLCRAYDPPPKDAGQRVLVDRLWPRGVSRQELAPDLWLKEIAPSTGLRKWFGHDPSKWSEFRRRYRAELDGNPEPVAQLRSLAQKGPLVLLYGAKDERHNHALVLRDYLTD comes from the coding sequence ATGGCGAACATCACGCTTTGCCGCGCCTATGATCCGCCACCGAAGGATGCCGGACAGCGCGTTCTGGTCGATCGCCTCTGGCCTCGGGGCGTGTCGCGTCAGGAACTGGCCCCCGACCTGTGGCTGAAAGAGATCGCGCCCAGCACCGGCCTGCGCAAATGGTTCGGCCACGATCCGAGTAAATGGTCCGAGTTCCGCCGCCGTTATCGCGCAGAACTGGATGGCAATCCAGAACCCGTCGCCCAGCTGCGGTCATTGGCGCAGAAAGGGCCGCTGGTGCTGCTTTACGGGGCGAAGGACGAAAGGCACAATCATGCCCTTGTCCTTCGCGATTACCTGACGGATTAG
- the tldD gene encoding metalloprotease TldD, whose amino-acid sequence MSRQPFNPFEQLLDRDRALAILQQAVAGADDGELFLERSIGETLVYDDRRLRNSGFTTAQGFGLRAVRDEVTGYAHSTEISEASLRRAAETARLAVGAGGGTAAAPSPMLNHGLYAEIDPSEGIPFARRIELLRQIDDYARGLDPRVVQVTASVATSLQEVFILRPEGGLVGDIRPMARLNVAVIVENNNRRESGHHGGGGRVSLEGLMQPAHWQRAVDEALRIALVNLRSVPAPAGVMDVVLGPGWPGILLHEAVGHGLEGDFNRKKASAFAGLMGQRVASPGVTVVDDGTIPDRRGSISVDDEGTPPARNVLIEDGILVGYMQDRQNARLMGVEPTGNGRRESFAHAPMPRMTNTYMPGGNADPAEILADLADGIYAVGFGGGQVDITNGKFVFSCTEAYRVKNGVVGDPIRGATLIGDGATALQQIRAIGNDMALDPGIGNCGKQGQWVPVGVGQPTLMIGGLTVGGSAA is encoded by the coding sequence ATGAGCCGCCAACCCTTCAATCCCTTTGAACAGCTTCTGGATCGGGACCGCGCTCTGGCGATCCTGCAACAGGCCGTCGCCGGGGCCGACGATGGTGAGCTGTTCCTTGAACGCTCTATCGGCGAGACGCTGGTTTACGACGACCGCCGGTTGCGCAATTCGGGCTTTACCACCGCGCAGGGTTTCGGGCTCAGGGCGGTGCGCGACGAGGTCACGGGCTATGCCCATTCGACCGAGATATCCGAGGCTTCGTTGCGCCGCGCCGCCGAAACCGCGCGGCTGGCCGTGGGTGCGGGCGGCGGCACGGCGGCGGCGCCCTCGCCGATGCTCAATCACGGGCTTTACGCCGAAATCGACCCCAGCGAAGGCATCCCCTTCGCCCGCCGGATCGAGCTTTTGCGCCAGATCGACGACTATGCACGCGGGCTGGATCCGCGGGTGGTTCAGGTGACGGCCTCGGTCGCCACATCGCTGCAAGAGGTGTTCATTCTGCGCCCCGAAGGCGGGCTGGTCGGGGATATCCGGCCGATGGCGCGACTGAATGTCGCAGTCATCGTCGAGAACAACAATCGCCGCGAAAGCGGCCATCACGGCGGCGGCGGGCGGGTCTCGCTGGAGGGGCTGATGCAGCCCGCCCATTGGCAGCGCGCGGTGGACGAGGCGTTGCGAATCGCGCTGGTCAACCTGCGTTCGGTTCCCGCCCCTGCCGGGGTGATGGATGTGGTGCTTGGCCCCGGCTGGCCCGGCATCCTGCTGCACGAGGCCGTCGGCCACGGGCTGGAGGGCGACTTCAACCGCAAGAAGGCCTCGGCCTTTGCCGGGCTGATGGGGCAGCGCGTCGCCTCGCCCGGGGTGACCGTGGTCGATGACGGCACCATCCCCGATCGGCGCGGCAGCATCAGCGTCGATGACGAGGGCACGCCCCCTGCCCGCAACGTGCTGATCGAGGACGGGATCCTGGTGGGTTACATGCAGGATCGCCAGAACGCCCGGCTGATGGGGGTCGAGCCCACCGGCAACGGCCGCCGCGAAAGCTTTGCCCATGCGCCGATGCCGCGCATGACCAACACCTATATGCCCGGCGGTAACGCCGATCCGGCCGAAATTCTGGCCGATCTGGCGGACGGCATCTATGCGGTGGGTTTCGGCGGTGGGCAGGTGGACATCACCAATGGCAAGTTCGTCTTTTCCTGCACCGAAGCCTATCGCGTGAAGAACGGTGTCGTGGGTGATCCGATTCGCGGCGCCACGCTGATCGGCGACGGCGCGACCGCCTTGCAGCAGATCCGCGCCATCGGAAACGACATGGCGCTGGATCCCGGAATCGGCAATTGCGGCAAGCAGGGTCAATGGGTTCCGGTCGGCGTGGGTCAGCCTACGCTGATGATCGGCGGGCTGACGGTCGGCGGCTCGGCAGCCTGA
- a CDS encoding cytochrome c oxidase subunit 3, producing the protein MAHAKNHDYHILPPSIWPLLGAIATFVMLFGGVMWMQDNGPWMFLIGLVGVLYVMFSWWADVVREGESGDHTPVVRIGLQYGVILFIISEAMFFVAWFWNFIKNAMYPMGPESPIKDGVWPPEGIVTFDAWHLPFMNTLILLLSGVAVTWAHHALVHENDRKTTINGLAVAVALGVIFTVMQAYEYSHAAFGLADTAYAGAFYLATGFHGFHVIIGTIFLAVCLIRMLKGQMSQQQHLGFEAAAWYWHFVDVVWLFLFAVVYVWGS; encoded by the coding sequence ATGGCGCACGCAAAGAACCACGATTACCACATCCTTCCGCCATCCATCTGGCCTCTGCTCGGCGCCATCGCCACTTTCGTCATGCTGTTCGGCGGCGTGATGTGGATGCAGGACAACGGCCCGTGGATGTTCCTGATCGGCCTTGTCGGCGTCCTTTATGTGATGTTCAGCTGGTGGGCCGATGTCGTCCGCGAGGGTGAGTCGGGCGATCACACCCCGGTGGTGCGCATCGGCCTGCAATACGGCGTCATCCTGTTCATCATTTCCGAGGCGATGTTCTTCGTCGCCTGGTTCTGGAACTTCATCAAGAACGCCATGTATCCGATGGGGCCGGAAAGCCCGATCAAGGACGGCGTCTGGCCGCCCGAAGGCATCGTGACCTTCGACGCATGGCATCTGCCCTTCATGAACACGCTGATCCTGCTGCTGTCGGGTGTCGCCGTGACCTGGGCACACCACGCGCTGGTGCATGAGAATGACCGCAAGACCACCATCAACGGTCTGGCCGTCGCGGTGGCCCTCGGCGTGATCTTTACCGTCATGCAGGCCTATGAATACAGCCACGCGGCCTTCGGTCTGGCCGACACCGCCTATGCCGGGGCCTTCTATCTGGCGACCGGGTTCCACGGCTTCCACGTCATCATCGGCACGATCTTTCTGGCCGTCTGCCTGATCCGGATGCTGAAGGGCCAGATGAGCCAGCAGCAGCATCTGGGCTTCGAGGCCGCCGCCTGGTACTGGCACTTCGTTGACGTGGTCTGGCTGTTCCTGTTCGCCGTCGTCTATGTCTGGGGCAGCTGA